The genomic segment CCTCTGCCAGGTGCggccccccatctccccaccttccACCGCCCTGCCCCCAGAGCCGCAGACACTCAGCCTTTCTTGCAGCAGGAGGGATGGCAGCTAGAAAGGAACTTCCCTATGGTAGCCGGTACCATCTGCTAAAAGGAGAGCGTCCTCTCTCGAGGGCTGGAAGCAAGTTAGGCCCGGGTGTCTGGCTCCTCCGCCCTCAGGGGGCCCTGGGCTTCATCCTCATGCTCCCCAGGCACCTGGAGGGCAGCGGTGGGGGAGCAGGTGAAGGGGCAGCTCCCGGGGGGCTGAAGACCacagctgggggggagggggtccccCAGAGGAGACTGAGCGAGCCGGAAGGAAAGAGGCAGGTGGGATCCTAGGAGGGGAGGCCGGGAGGGAGGGCTCGGGTCTGAGGGGCTGCAGGCGTGCTCACCTCCCAGTAAACCTGGTCCTCATAGCACTGGGGGTCCGGAGGGGAGCCCAGGAAGGGCAGCCTCAGCAGGAGCcctggtgggggtaggggagggggtgaggggctgggaggcATGCGGTCTCCACAGGACACCTGCCACAGACAAATCACAGCTGGATTTGGGGAGCACCTACTGTGCACGGGCTCTGTGCCAAGGGCTCAGCAAGGCCCTTCCTGAGCACTCACCGCAGCCCCGCAAGCTGGACCTGACCCCCAGGTCACCGTGAAGGAACGAGGCCGGAGAAGTCCAGCGCCTCGCCGGTTCCTACAGACGGTCATGGGCCCACTTGTGATGCTGCCGCAAACACAGTTCCTGAGCTTTCTGTGGCCTCCTCCCCAGGAGGGGGGCAGGCAGTGTTGACTGAGTAAATAAGGAATGACATGAGGGAACGAATCCAATCTCGTTGGGGAATGAGAATCTgggggggagagcagggaggggtggggacacTGAATCACAGGTTTTATTTTGAAGGCCACGAGGAGCGAGGCCAGACACCGGGAAGGACTGTCTGACCGGGCATCACTGGGCAGTCTGCGTGGGTGGACGGATCTGTgttcccaacccccccccccaccaggaaCAGAGCTCAGCCGCCCCTCCAGAGCCTCCCCTGAGGTCGGGCTGCCCTCTGGTGGGCGGAGCGGGCAGTACAGGGAAGCCCAGATCCCGAGAGGGACCCAGCTCGGCCCCTAGCGCGCCCCCACCTCCTCTGCGCACCAGAGGGAACAGGTGCCCACTTCCAGACGAGGTTACCCCTGAACTCTACAACCCCAGCCTACACTTGGCACAAAGCAGGTGCTCAATGATTATGTGAGCAAATGAACGTCAGGGAGGTGGGATCCGGtggcccttccctcccccccacaccctcctctgTCTTCTGCGCCCCCCGGAACTCCTGCCAGCCCCCCACCGCCAGCCAAGGTCACTCACCTCCGAGGCCCCCCCCCACAGAAGCAAACGTCAGTGTGACAAACAGCCCGAAGAGTTGGTGCATGGCCTGGGACGTGGTGGTGCGCTGCCCCGCGGCGACGAGCGGAAACACGCTGTCtaggctgcagggagagggggtgCTGGGGACCCGGGGCTGGAGAACCGGGTCAGCGCACCAGCGCACTGCGCTCCTCGCGCAGCGGCCAAAGGACTCACGGGAGCCCAGAACACCCTTTCACCCTCATGGGCCCGCAGACACCCAAACGCTTTTCAAGACTCAGTCTGAGGATCACTTTTGCCTGCCATCTCCTCTGACCCCCGATGTGCAAACTGATCCTAAGGGTGTTATCTCTTCCTGTCCTTATTCATGATGAACGAATGAAAATAGACACTGCTTTTTGTGTTGGTCCACAAAAGGAGGATGAGAGTGAGTGAGGTCACCCCGGGGGGATAATGACCTCAGGGAGGGTCAGGGATGGGGAGGACTCACCCTTCTCCATAAGCTTCATGGGTGGCCAGCCCAGCCACGAGGACCCCCAGGagggctcccaggaccccaggcatCCCATGGAGGTTGTGGACACCACATGTGTCTTGGACTTTGAATTTCGCCTCAAGGATGGGCTGGAGGACAGGACACAGTCAtgagtgcccctccccccttcccccccagctggtggagaggtgggaggaaaggCGCTGAGGACCCCCTGCtctgcccagggcctgggaggtgTCTATACCGTGAAGAACTTGTACCCCAGCGTGGAGACTGTCCCAGCCAGGAAGCCAGCTGCCAGGGCCCCAAAGGGTGTCAGCATCATTTCACCTGCTGTCCCCACCACAACCCCTCCGGCCAGTGCGGCGTTCTGGATGTGGACCTGggggagcacaggggaggggggcatgggAGGCCCTTCCAGATCGCACACCCAGTCTGGCCCCACCCCGTCCACCACAGCGGCATCTCCTGCTTCTGGAAGTCCCTCTGCTATTTGATCTCTAACTCTCCTGCTGTCCCGTGGTCTCCTCCTGGGAGGACCCCGCACATCTGGGCCCCGGGCCTGTGCCCTGTCCTGTTCCCCTGGAAAATGGGCCTCCTGGGTCTCAGATCGCTCCTCCCCCGACCCATCCCTCGGCCTTTCCTCGGCCTCCACCCCTACCATGTCCAGCCGTCCGTGCTCCCCAACCAGGGCCGACAAGGCAAAAGTGCCGAGGGTGCTCGCCGTCAGGGAGTAGTATGTGTTGAGGGCTGTTCGGTGCTGCCCGTCCCCCAGCGTGGTGGGCGCAGAGTTGAAGCTGGGCCAGAAGATCCACAGGAAGATGGTGCCTAAATGAGGGGCAGGCCGGCAGAGTGAGAGGCAGCCGGTTGGCCCTGAGCGTGCTCGGTGTCCTCACTTGGGACGTGGGGCTAACACCCCCCAGAGCCGGGGCCACAGAGGTGACGTGTAGGAAGTGCTCAGCCCATGGCCTAGCGGCCACGAAGTGCTCAACCAGGGGTACTGAGACAAGAGCCACTCCCCCGAGGACCACAGACGGCGGACATTTTCTTGTTAAGCATCAgaacagggaagaaaaacaggCCAAGGGCGCGACATGTCAGGCACCAAACTGGGAACTTGACATTCATATCAGGGAAATAACGTGCTTTAAAGCCTCACCCACCCCCTGGGGAGGTGGGCCCTGCAAGGTGCAGGAGGGGGCCTCTGTCTGTGGGGCACCAGATGGACAGGCCTGTGCGTGCCGGGGGAAGAACCCGAGGTCCATATGTCCTGCCTACCCGTGTGGGGTTCCCAGGCCGGTCCCGGAGGGCGGGGCGGAGCCAAGGGACAAGGTGAGGGGAAGGCTGGGGACCCCATAGGGTCGGGAGGCTTGAGAGACTGCCCCTCTGTCCTGAGTGGTCTCGGGTGTGCAAGGTCACTTCTCCCTGCAGCCCCATGGTCTGCGGTGGAATCCAGCACACTCACACATGTGTCCTCTGAGGGGCGAGCAGGAGGAGCGAGGAAGAGGCAGGGCTTCCTGCCTggaaggaggggacagaggagagcTGGGGTGTAAGCCTCCTGGGGAAGCACGCCTTCTTTGGGGAGCCCCCGGACTTCTAGCCAAAACATCCACCTCATTTCACCAAAAACCTGGAGGTGAGCAAGAAATACAAAACCAGCCTCTCTTTTTAGTGTGGGAATGGGCACTTTGGTCATTATTCAGGACCacctatgaaaaaataaaatctcaatatcCTTTCCTGCCTCGTTTGTGAAggcagagaggggggcagaggcccAGGTAGGGGCACATGCTTGGAAGAGAGAGTTGTTGGGGGTGGTCAGACCCAACTGCTCCCAGGAGGGACCTGTGGGGGCCTCTGGGAAATCGCCTGGGGGGCAGCGAGAGGGGCAGAGTCCTGGAGGTAGGAGATGGGGAGAATGGCAGGGGCGGCTGAGTCTGGCTTCTgacttggggtgggggctgaagggttttaagcaaggATTGGTGCAGTCAGACTTGGTTCAGAAAGGCCCCCCCAGGAACGGGTGTGGGGCATGTGCATACCCCAGGGCTGAGTTCCAAGAACCTGTCAAAAAAACTGCTGGCAATGATGAGCACAGATGTGGGGCTCTTGGGACCCCAAGGACTGTAGGCAGCACCCCGAGACCTCGCCTGGAGGTGGTcctctctgccccccgcccccaccccacccaggcaGGCCTCACCAATCATGGCAAAGAGGTCGGAATGGTAGACGGAGCCCTGGAGATGCTTGCTTTTCTCCAGCTGGGGCCGGTAGAGGACCCGCGAGAGGACCAGCCCGAAGTAGGCCCCAAACGTGTGGATAGTCATGGAGCCTCCTGCGTCCTTCACCTGGGGAGACGGAGCGGAGGTGGAGGGGCAGCCCTCCGCCACCCCCTGGCCCCATGCTCTCCCTGCTCGGGGCCTGGCCCTGACCGTCCCCACCCTCACGCCAGCCCCACCCAACTCACCCCCAGGAGACTGAGGAGCACAAACTCGTTGATGCCAAACAGCACGGTCTCCAGCAGGGCCATGAGCAGCAGCTGAGCCGGCCCAGTCTTGCCCAGGACGGCACCAAAGGAGATGAGCACAGCCCCAGCACAGAAGTCTGCGTTGATCATGCTGGGGAGGCGGGATGGAAGGGTAAGAGGGGCGGGCACGGGTGACTCTGCGGGGCTGGgtcagggcaggaggcagggagcctAGGCGTCCGGGCTCTTCCCTGGTAGGCGGGGAGGGCTCACATTGCCTTGCTCAGGGAAGAGGAAAGCATTTTCAGGGAGGTTCTGTGACACAGAGAGCGAAGCCCACAGGGGGCGGAAGAACCAGATCCTGAACCTCCAGCGCCTCCGAACCCCatccttctccaggaagctccATCCGCCCAACAGCTCTTGGGTAAGAAGGGGCTTAAAGGAACGGGCAGGTGCGGCTGAGTGTGTGGGCGGCCCTGGGAACGGGCAGTGCCTGGGACACATGCCCTGCGGGTCAGGGAGCCGCCGgacggggctggggctggctccCCCCGCCGGGCAGGGGCCTCCCAGCCAGCCCAGGGCCGGGGAGGAGCCGGGGAGGCCACCGCTGCCCACCTTTCCACGCCGACGTGGATGTGGCCCCGGTGCATGGAGTGCAAGAAGCCCTGGACGAGCGTGGACCACTGCAGGGCAAAGGCGGCCAGGAGGAAGGTGAAGCCCACGCTGCTGAAGCCATAGCGCTGCAGGAAGGCCATGAGGAAGCCGAAGCCCACGAAGACCATGACGTGCACATCCTGGAAACCTGCAGGGGACATTCAGGGCTGCTCCGGCCTCCACCCATCCCATCAGCCACCCTGCCGAGGGGGGCGGGCAACTCTCACCAGCCAGGGCCGCCCGGAGGCTGGAGCAGAGCCTCTGAAACTCCCCAGCTGTGGCAGGGCCTCCCAGCCTGGGTCACCCGTGCAGAGCCAGCCGGCTCGGAGCAGCGGGACCCAGACTCTCCCTGCTGTCCCCATGTTGGAGCCAAGCCTTCTGCTCTCTTCTCTGGCCTGTCCTTGGGTCTCTTACACCTGCCCAGCGGGAAGTCCTGCCCAAGCTCTCTCCTGCTACGGTCTCTGCCCCTCCAAGCTCCAAATCGTCTCCCCCTTCGGGCTTGGTCCAATTCTCCGTTTCTGCTGGAAAGTCCTCCTCCACGTCTAACATCCATCAGACTTCAGAATCCATGCCTCTCCATTTTGaggattttaaactttttaaaaataatttgtgaaatagctttatttatttatttttttggaaatagcTCTAATTGTGAACAGAGATTTCCTCGGGGACGGGAACGGAacggaggggtgggggtgaggtgctGTTGGCACACCGGGCTATCGGCGAGCCCCGGATTTGTGCGATATGGAGGCTTGGGAAGGAGGGTTCTGCTTTTCCGTGCGTTTCTTTCTATAATCtgaatatgttaattttatagatgaattagttgaatttttttaagtgtcgATGAGGTTCCTGGACAGGGAGATCGGAGCCTTTCTGTTTGCTCTCTAGGATGTATGCGTGATAGACGAGGCTAATACAAATCATCTACGGTGATGCTGGAAATGAGATACGTACAGGGAGTTCGCCTCAGTGTCCGTGTgttctgcacccctcccccagcctccgtGTAAATAGGGTTTGAGACGTGACCTAGTGAGACCCTCAGCCCGCCTGGCCCTGTGCTCTCTGCCTAGAGTAATTCCGTGCTGTATCTTTGGCTTTAACTGAGAAATGCTAGAGAAGGAGTCTCATGAGTGCTGTCAGAAGTCACAGTGTAAATAAGCTATTGAGAAACAGGGTCAACTCTGACCCTAACCCCCCCTTTTGTAGTTCCACGTGAGAAATTTCTCTTGGAACTTAGTGCTGGCAAATGTCACTTGCCCCAGGAAACCCAGCGGCTTTCCCCGCATTCCCGCGACAGAGCTTTACCAGGACCTggagtgccaggccctggggacacgGCTGTCACCGCAGCccctgtccctgccctcatggagcgtGCAACACAGACCTCAGGGACCCAGGGAACCACTCACGCGAGCCTTCCTAGCCTCTGATGAGAACACATGATTGATCgtatttcccttttctcttggcTGCCTGGAAGCTCGGAGCCACACTGGCCTCGCAGCTGGGACGACTGAGGCACTCACTACTCATTACTGTTCTTCATTATTTATGTTCTGcttccctgcttttcttttctcgtACTCGTCACATTTTTTGTTGTAAATGACCTCAAACCTCTTGTAGAAAGAGGCAgatcataaagggaaaaaaattatggtTTTTGTTTCATCTGAAGAAGCACTGACAGGCCAAAAATGTATTATTGAACTGTAGAACGTGACCCGTAACTTCAAGAGACGCAaacttctttttgcttttttgtgctGGGTGTGGGCTGACAGGGAACGGGTTTGCAAGCCCCTGGCAGAGAGTTGGGCTGGTGCTGGAAGCGGAGGTCTGCAGCTCAGCTGCCATGGGGGATAAGGGTCTGGAGGCCCACTGGCCTTGCTAAAAGTCCCCAACACCGTGCCACTTCTCCAGCCCTGTGCACTCCCGAATCACCcagctctctcttccttctcagaTCTTAAAAcccaacagaaaaggagaagcatCACCTATAAGTCAGCCTGCAACCTAAGTTCTTTGAGGCCTCgctgtctggcttcttttcttcTTGTGCAAACAGTAAAGTTCTTTTGTCCAAGGACAGCAGGACAGCAAGGTGGCTGGGTTGCCGGGCTCTGGGCCCCTGACGTGCAGAAACTGCCCTGGAGCTTGTCTTAAGTGGCAATAATATTTACATCTCCCACCCTGGGCTTGTTTTCAATCAAAACTCAGTCCCTTGACCTTTCAACTGGAGTCTAAACACTAAGAAATCTCCTTCACTGGGGAACATTCCGCAGACTGTCCGTCGGCTGTGGCCTCCAAACCCATGCACTTCTGGTTGGAGAGAAGGTAAAAGTCCCCTAGAGATACCCAttaccctccctccttccctactGCCTCTCCCCGACCCACTGGATGGCTCCTGAACAAAATAACAAGGAACAAGGGGACCGTTAAAGCTGGATTGTGTGGCCACGGACAAGCCACTTAACctcctgagccttggtttcctcatctgtaaagtggggctatAAACATGAggagcagagaaaagggaatggTGAGCTGGGGAGGCCGCCTCCTCTCACACTCTGCTCCCTTCCGCCCTATTCTCCTATTAGAGGTCACATCCCCCTTCCCCCACGTCTTCCAAGAAGATCCTGATTCCATCTATCCTAAACCCCTCTCCCCGAAGGTAAGGTCTCAGAGGCGTGTGACGCAGGACCCGTCCATGCTGCTTCCTTAGACTCTTTCTCATGGTTGCTGCTGTGTCCCGTCAAcctgtcttttctcctctttcttattttccatgaCTTGCCTCATGGGACAGGAGGGGCTTGCGCAGCTGGGCAGCCAAGAGCCCTGGATCTAGCCTGGCTAGCTGGCTAGCCCCATGACCTCTCTGGCCGTCTCTCCACATCTGAGGGGAGTGGACCAGATGGGCTCTGAGGGCCCTTCCTGCAGTGAGAGGCCAGACAGAGCCTCAGAGCAGCCGTGCCCTTGGCACTGGCTAGTCCCACAGCCCCACACCAGCTGCAGAACTCCCTTTCATCTCCCGAACCAAAGGGCCGTGGCTACACCTCCCTCTGGCCCTGACCCCTTCCCCTGGACTCAGGGGCAGGGGAAGACCCGGCTCATCAAAGCCCCAGGCTCCAGAGACCTCACGCTTCCCTCCACCCCGACCTTCCCCCACACCAGGGTCCCAAGTCCACAAGGATAGAAACCTAGTGCAGCAAAGAGGTAGGATCCCCACTCCATTCCCTTTACTGCAGCCCAGGGAGAGCTGCATGTCCCAGGAGAGCCCCCCCGCTGCAGCAGAGGGGCGACAGCCTGGGGCGTTTCCGGGGGAACCTTGAGACAAGCAGGGCCCCAAGGCCTTGAgtgaggcccagggcaggagcAAATGCGGGGTCCTGGCAGGCAGCCAGGTCAGACACTTGGACAAGAGCTTACTTCTCTCAGCCTGGGGGCTGTTCCCTCCCAACTCTCTACCTGTCTGGACAAATGCACCCCCCAGGAGTCTGCCATCCCAGCCTCTGTGGCTTACCTTGTGCAGACAGGGCTGACGTGAAACACGGGAGGGAGGAGCTGCAGACCCTCTGCCGAGGacggctgggggcctgggggtctGGGGGTCTGGCGGTCTGGCACTTCTTGCTCAGGCCCAGTGCCTCTCACCCTCTATGTCCTCAGCATCGGGAACCTCATTGTATCGGGGTTGGGACTGGGAGAGGGTCAAGTGGGGACAGCCTGCCACCAGCTCAGCATATGGAAAGCAGGGTAATGACAACCTGGAGTTTTATAGGAGACTCACACTCTGGGCCTTGTTTGAATGTACATCCCTCAAACTGAGGCATCCTTCTCCCCATTGCCCTGATGGGGaacactgaggctgagagaagtcCTGCCCAGCAGTGGTGATGAAGTCTAGAGATCTGGTATCTTTGGTCCCAGCTGCCCAGGGCCTGAGCTGCAAGGGGGGGCCCCAATCTCTTGGGAGAGGCTCTGTCCCCAGCAGGGGATGTTGCTTGGGATGCTCGAGTCCTAGTCCCTGTTCTGCCATTCACGCGGTGGGCGATCATGAGCAAGTCACaagccctctgagcctcagcttcctcccctaGGAAATGGGCTAATGACCCTGCCATGCTTCCTTCTCAGGACCGGGGGCCGAAGCTCTGCGGTTGTGCTCTGACTCTGACTCCAGAAGGGCCCGTTTTGAGTGGCTGGGGAGGAAATGCCTGAGCGCCACGAGTCTTGGCTGCCTTCATAGCGAGTACCTGCCATTACCACTTTCTGCACACCACTCCCTACCTCCCCTGCCAGGGAGGATTCTCTTTCCTGTGATCAGGGTGGGGGCCCTCGAAAGGCAGTCTCTGGAACAGCCCTGCAAAGCCCAATTAGGCCAAGTGGGAGGCGAGACGGGGAGCACTTCAAGctcagatctgggtttgaatcccagctccctCAACTCCGACAGCCCGAACCTTACCCAGCCTCGTAATCTCCTCGCGGCTGGGTTTCCCCATCTTTGTCTACTTTACGGGCtaagtgagatcatgcatgtGCCGCCCTCAGCACAGTGCCCGGGACACCGCAGACACCGAGAAAGGCTGTCATTATAAATCTGGGGCACCTTCCTCCCGGAGCCAGAGGGGTGCCCTCCTGGGGTGGATACAGACCCCGAGACACCGCGCACCTCGGGCTCTTTGCTCCCCGCGCCCTCA from the Halichoerus grypus chromosome 7, mHalGry1.hap1.1, whole genome shotgun sequence genome contains:
- the RHBG gene encoding ammonium transporter Rh type B isoform X3, whose translation is MVFVGFGFLMAFLQRYGFSSVGFTFLLAAFALQWSTLVQGFLHSMHRGHIHVGVESMINADFCAGAVLISFGAVLGKTGPAQLLLMALLETVLFGINEFVLLSLLGVKDAGGSMTIHTFGAYFGLVLSRVLYRPQLEKSKHLQGSVYHSDLFAMIGTIFLWIFWPSFNSAPTTLGDGQHRTALNTYYSLTASTLGTFALSALVGEHGRLDMVHIQNAALAGGVVVGTAGEMMLTPFGALAAGFLAGTVSTLGYKFFTPILEAKFKVQDTCGVHNLHGMPGVLGALLGVLVAGLATHEAYGEGLDSVFPLVAAGQRTTTSQAMHQLFGLFVTLTFASVGGGLGGLLLRLPFLGSPPDPQCYEDQVYWEVPGEHEDEAQGPLRAEEPDTRA
- the RHBG gene encoding ammonium transporter Rh type B isoform X2; amino-acid sequence: MAGSARRAAGRRLQLPLLCLLLQGATAILFAVFVRYNHETDAALWRWGNHSNADNEFYFRYPSFQDVHVMVFVGFGFLMAFLQRYGFSSVGFTFLLAAFALQWSTLVQGFLHSMHRGHIHVGVESMINADFCAGAVLISFGAVLGKTGPAQLLLMALLETVLFGINEFVLLSLLGVKDAGGSMTIHTFGAYFGLVLSRVLYRPQLEKSKHLQGSVYHSDLFAMIGTIFLWIFWPSFNSAPTTLGDGQHRTALNTYYSLTASTLGTFALSALVGEHGRLDMPILEAKFKVQDTCGVHNLHGMPGVLGALLGVLVAGLATHEAYGEGLDSVFPLVAAGQRTTTSQAMHQLFGLFVTLTFASVGGGLGGLLLRLPFLGSPPDPQCYEDQVYWEVPGEHEDEAQGPLRAEEPDTRA
- the RHBG gene encoding ammonium transporter Rh type B isoform X1, with amino-acid sequence MAGSARRAAGRRLQLPLLCLLLQGATAILFAVFVRYNHETDAALWRWGNHSNADNEFYFRYPSFQDVHVMVFVGFGFLMAFLQRYGFSSVGFTFLLAAFALQWSTLVQGFLHSMHRGHIHVGVESMINADFCAGAVLISFGAVLGKTGPAQLLLMALLETVLFGINEFVLLSLLGVKDAGGSMTIHTFGAYFGLVLSRVLYRPQLEKSKHLQGSVYHSDLFAMIGTIFLWIFWPSFNSAPTTLGDGQHRTALNTYYSLTASTLGTFALSALVGEHGRLDMVHIQNAALAGGVVVGTAGEMMLTPFGALAAGFLAGTVSTLGYKFFTPILEAKFKVQDTCGVHNLHGMPGVLGALLGVLVAGLATHEAYGEGLDSVFPLVAAGQRTTTSQAMHQLFGLFVTLTFASVGGGLGGLLLRLPFLGSPPDPQCYEDQVYWEVPGEHEDEAQGPLRAEEPDTRA